The Roseibaca calidilacus genome has a window encoding:
- a CDS encoding alpha/beta fold hydrolase — protein sequence MVDYLETAQGRKLAYHKTDGRGPGIVFLGGFMSDMSGTKAVWLEDWARSNGRAFLRFDYSGHGESSGAFTDGCIGDWAADAMAALTALTEGPQILVGSSMGGWIALLLARAMPARVHALVGIAAAPDFTEDSMWPGLNDAQRAEIMDKGQTTLPNDYDAPYTLTRRLFEDGKHQLVLRSPLALPFPVRLLQGTRDEAVATSVPLRLMDHADCPDMRLELVKDADHRFSTPDCLTLIARAIAELS from the coding sequence ATGGTTGACTATCTGGAAACGGCGCAGGGCCGCAAGCTGGCCTATCACAAGACCGACGGGCGCGGCCCCGGCATTGTTTTTTTGGGCGGGTTCATGTCGGACATGTCGGGCACCAAGGCCGTGTGGCTGGAAGACTGGGCGCGCAGCAATGGCCGAGCGTTCCTGCGGTTTGACTATTCTGGGCATGGCGAAAGCTCCGGTGCCTTTACCGATGGGTGCATTGGCGACTGGGCGGCAGATGCAATGGCCGCGCTTACCGCTCTGACAGAGGGGCCGCAAATTCTGGTCGGCTCATCCATGGGCGGCTGGATCGCGCTGTTGCTGGCGCGCGCCATGCCCGCGCGGGTGCACGCGCTGGTTGGCATTGCCGCCGCCCCCGATTTCACCGAGGACAGCATGTGGCCCGGCCTGAACGACGCCCAACGAGCCGAGATCATGGACAAGGGCCAGACCACCCTGCCCAACGACTATGACGCGCCCTATACCCTGACCCGCCGCCTGTTCGAGGATGGCAAGCACCAGCTTGTGCTGCGCAGCCCCTTGGCCTTGCCGTTCCCTGTGCGCCTGCTGCAAGGCACGCGCGACGAGGCCGTGGCAACCTCTGTCCCCTTGCGCCTGATGGACCATGCCGACTGCCCCGATATGCGGCTGGAACTGGTCAAGGATGCCGATCACCGCTTTTCCACGCCCGATTGTCTGACCCTGATCGCGCGCGCGATTGCAGAGCTAAGTTAA
- the thrS gene encoding threonine--tRNA ligase, producing MAQISLTFPDGNARDYEAGVTAAEVAESISKSLAKKAISATVNGAHYDLQWPIMADASIAIHTMQDDAQALELIRHDLAHIMARAVQEIWPDVKVTIGPVRDKGWFYDFDRAEPFVPEDLAQIEERMRAIINAREPVRTEVWDRARAIQHYKDANEPFKVELIDRIPEGEDLRMYWHGPWQDLCRGPHLQNTGQVPGDAFKLMSIAGAYWLGDSTRPMLQRIYGVAFKNRNDLKAHLTMLEEAAKRDHRRLGREMDLFHMQEEAPGQIFWHANGWSIYTTLQDYMRRQQRRGGYVEVNTPQVVNRKLWEASGHWENYQENMFIVEVDEDHAREKTINALKPMNCPCHVQIFNVGLKSYRDLPLRMAEFGSCNRYEPSGALHGIMRVRGFTQDDAHIFCMPSQIEAESTKFIEFLSGIYADLGFTQWRIKLSTRPEQRIGTEESWDYAEDALAKAVVAAGHAYEIFEGEGAFYGPKLEFVLTDAIGRDWQCGTLQVDPNLPERLDASYIGQDGEKHRPVMLHRAVLGSFERFIGILIENFAGKLPLWLAPRQVVVASIVSDADDYCREVVAALQAAGLRAELDLRNEKINYKVREHSLGKVPVILAVGAREVEERTVSVRRLGDTRTQTQGLDALVTDLVAEGTPPDLR from the coding sequence ATGGCCCAGATTTCCCTGACATTTCCCGATGGCAATGCGCGCGACTATGAGGCGGGCGTAACGGCGGCAGAGGTCGCTGAAAGCATCTCCAAGTCCTTGGCCAAAAAGGCCATTTCCGCCACCGTGAACGGCGCGCATTACGACCTGCAATGGCCGATCATGGCAGATGCCAGCATCGCCATTCACACCATGCAGGACGATGCCCAAGCGCTGGAACTGATCCGCCATGATCTGGCGCATATCATGGCGCGGGCCGTGCAGGAAATCTGGCCGGATGTCAAAGTGACCATCGGTCCTGTGCGCGACAAGGGCTGGTTCTACGATTTTGACCGCGCGGAACCCTTTGTGCCCGAAGATTTGGCGCAGATCGAAGAGCGGATGCGCGCGATCATCAACGCGCGCGAGCCTGTGCGCACGGAGGTCTGGGACCGCGCCCGCGCCATCCAGCATTACAAGGACGCGAATGAGCCGTTCAAAGTGGAACTGATCGACCGCATCCCCGAAGGTGAAGACCTGCGCATGTATTGGCACGGGCCTTGGCAAGACCTGTGCCGTGGCCCGCATTTGCAGAACACCGGCCAAGTGCCGGGCGACGCGTTCAAGCTGATGAGCATTGCCGGGGCCTATTGGCTGGGCGACAGCACGCGCCCCATGTTGCAGCGCATCTATGGCGTGGCGTTCAAGAACCGCAATGACCTGAAAGCGCATCTGACCATGCTGGAAGAGGCGGCCAAGCGCGACCACCGCCGCTTGGGCCGCGAGATGGACCTGTTCCACATGCAGGAAGAAGCGCCGGGCCAGATTTTCTGGCACGCGAATGGCTGGAGCATCTACACCACGCTGCAAGATTACATGCGCCGCCAGCAGCGCCGGGGCGGCTATGTCGAGGTGAACACGCCGCAGGTGGTGAACCGCAAGCTGTGGGAAGCGTCGGGGCATTGGGAGAACTATCAGGAAAACATGTTCATCGTCGAAGTGGACGAGGACCATGCGCGCGAGAAAACCATCAACGCGCTGAAACCCATGAATTGCCCTTGCCATGTGCAGATTTTCAACGTGGGCCTGAAAAGCTACCGCGACTTGCCCTTGCGCATGGCCGAGTTTGGCTCGTGCAACCGGTATGAGCCTTCGGGTGCGCTGCATGGCATCATGCGGGTGCGCGGCTTTACGCAGGATGATGCGCATATCTTCTGCATGCCTAGCCAGATCGAGGCGGAATCGACGAAATTCATCGAATTCCTGTCGGGCATCTATGCCGATCTGGGCTTTACGCAATGGCGGATCAAGCTGTCCACCCGGCCCGAACAGCGCATCGGCACGGAAGAAAGCTGGGATTACGCCGAAGATGCCTTGGCCAAGGCCGTGGTCGCCGCAGGCCATGCTTACGAGATTTTCGAAGGCGAGGGCGCGTTCTACGGCCCCAAGCTGGAATTCGTGCTGACCGACGCCATCGGGCGCGACTGGCAATGCGGCACGCTTCAGGTGGACCCGAACCTGCCCGAACGTCTGGACGCCAGCTATATCGGGCAGGACGGCGAAAAGCACCGGCCTGTCATGCTGCACCGCGCGGTTCTGGGCAGTTTCGAGCGGTTCATCGGCATCCTGATCGAGAATTTCGCGGGCAAGCTGCCGCTGTGGCTGGCCCCGCGTCAGGTTGTGGTCGCGTCGATCGTGTCGGATGCTGACGACTACTGTCGCGAGGTGGTCGCAGCGTTGCAGGCGGCGGGCCTGCGCGCCGAGTTGGACCTGCGCAACGAGAAGATCAACTACAAGGTGCGTGAACACTCGCTTGGCAAGGTTCCGGTCATCCTGGCTGTGGGCGCGCGCGAAGTCGAAGAGCGCACCGTGTCCGTGCGTCGCTTGGGCGACACGCGCACGCAAACGCAAGGCTTGGACGCGTTGGTGACTGACCTAGTGGCCGAGGGCACACCGCCCGATCTGCGCTGA
- a CDS encoding Hint domain-containing protein, with translation MLPSLLTVTSSGARYRTFHDRSNVWPSAQTPGALLPDFGSIVEGLLPGRMIATETGWRPVETLVAGDMVLTFDHGMRRLESVLTNPVGPDPRTGGKARALHVPRDAIGNRRAMTLLPSQLVLLDCPYAQIYFGAQFMLVHAACLEGYKGISRIGLKQGVQSYMLAFAREEIIHADGSALLSCHATDRAPRAPRHRTYPRLTAEQARAFQHWVKMQAGAPVQCATQPGRAVAARATTPVQTARLH, from the coding sequence ATGTTACCCTCGCTTCTAACGGTTACCAGTTCCGGTGCGCGTTATCGCACATTTCATGATCGCAGCAATGTCTGGCCAAGCGCCCAGACACCCGGCGCGCTACTGCCGGATTTCGGCAGCATTGTCGAAGGCTTGTTGCCCGGTCGCATGATCGCCACAGAAACGGGCTGGCGCCCCGTCGAAACCCTTGTGGCGGGCGATATGGTGCTGACATTCGATCATGGCATGCGTCGCCTTGAATCTGTTCTGACCAACCCGGTCGGCCCTGACCCTCGGACCGGCGGCAAGGCACGCGCGCTTCATGTGCCCCGGGACGCAATCGGCAATCGGCGCGCCATGACCCTGCTGCCCAGCCAGCTTGTGCTGCTGGATTGCCCTTATGCGCAAATCTATTTCGGCGCTCAGTTCATGCTGGTTCACGCCGCTTGCCTAGAAGGCTACAAAGGCATTTCGCGCATAGGGCTAAAGCAGGGTGTGCAAAGCTACATGCTGGCCTTTGCCCGCGAAGAGATCATCCATGCCGATGGCTCTGCCCTGCTATCCTGCCACGCGACCGACCGCGCCCCGCGCGCGCCGCGCCATAGAACCTACCCGCGTCTGACGGCAGAGCAGGCTCGGGCCTTCCAACACTGGGTCAAGATGCAAGCGGGCGCGCCGGTGCAATGTGCCACGCAGCCGGGTCGCGCGGTCGCGGCTCGGGCAACAACCCCGGTCCAAACCGCCCGGTTGCACTGA
- a CDS encoding MFS transporter has protein sequence MTRPAVQTAYDMLSSEDEGRVCRDISDAACRAQPGSFLRHALALGLNKSADGLVDPKLVLSWLMTHLGAPAAMIGFLVPIREAGALLPQLFTAARIRAMARRKWAWAAAALGQGAGAGVIALAALTAQGALAGMLILLGLAVLAVSRSVASVAYKDVLGKTVAKGQRGTVTGLAGTWAAGVLFAFALALIWLAEARFAIVTGALIVAAVAWVMAGAVFAGLREEAGETEGGGNGASAAFANLRYLREDRGLARFIVARGLLTATALAPPWIVVLASDNDALQGLGTLVLASALAALLSSYVWGRLADRSSRMVLVLTGICGAVSMIFALAFAALGLTGTLWAMPLALFGLMVAHQGVRLGRSTYIVDMAAPERRAIYTAIANTVIGVILLASGLFGALAALGGAELTLALFTLMALGGAWTAYGLKELGDG, from the coding sequence ATGACCCGACCCGCCGTGCAGACCGCCTATGACATGCTGTCATCAGAGGATGAAGGCCGCGTCTGCCGCGACATCTCCGACGCCGCGTGCCGCGCCCAGCCCGGCAGCTTCCTGCGTCACGCGCTGGCCTTGGGGCTGAACAAATCCGCCGACGGGTTGGTGGACCCCAAACTGGTGCTGTCATGGCTGATGACGCATCTGGGCGCACCTGCCGCGATGATCGGTTTTCTGGTGCCGATCCGAGAGGCAGGAGCGCTGTTGCCGCAACTGTTTACCGCCGCGCGCATTCGCGCCATGGCGCGGCGCAAATGGGCATGGGCGGCGGCAGCACTGGGCCAAGGCGCAGGCGCGGGCGTGATCGCGCTGGCGGCACTGACCGCCCAAGGCGCATTGGCAGGCATGTTGATCCTGCTGGGGCTGGCTGTGCTGGCCGTGTCGCGCTCGGTCGCCTCGGTCGCCTACAAGGATGTGCTGGGCAAAACCGTCGCCAAGGGCCAGCGCGGCACCGTCACGGGGCTGGCGGGAACTTGGGCGGCGGGCGTTTTGTTCGCCTTCGCGCTGGCGTTGATCTGGCTGGCAGAGGCGCGCTTTGCCATCGTCACGGGCGCGCTGATTGTGGCGGCGGTTGCGTGGGTCATGGCAGGCGCGGTCTTTGCCGGGCTGCGCGAAGAAGCGGGCGAAACCGAGGGCGGCGGCAATGGTGCGTCGGCCGCCTTCGCCAACCTGCGCTACTTGCGCGAGGATCGCGGCCTTGCGCGCTTTATCGTGGCGCGGGGGCTTTTGACCGCAACCGCGCTTGCGCCGCCATGGATCGTTGTGCTGGCATCGGACAATGACGCGCTGCAAGGTTTGGGCACGCTGGTGCTGGCCTCTGCCCTTGCCGCACTGCTGTCAAGCTATGTCTGGGGGCGGCTGGCGGACCGGTCGTCGCGCATGGTGTTGGTGCTGACCGGCATTTGCGGGGCCGTGTCCATGATCTTTGCGTTGGCATTCGCGGCCCTCGGGCTGACGGGCACGCTTTGGGCCATGCCGCTGGCGCTGTTCGGGCTGATGGTGGCGCATCAAGGCGTGCGGCTGGGGCGGTCCACCTATATCGTAGATATGGCCGCGCCAGAGCGCCGCGCGATCTATACCGCGATTGCAAATACCGTTATCGGGGTGATCTTGCTGGCCAGCGGCCTGTTCGGCGCCTTGGCCGCCTTGGGCGGGGCAGAACTGACATTGGCGCTGTTCACGCTGATGGCTTTGGGCGGCGCATGGACCGCTTACGGATTGAAGGAATTGGGCGATGGTTGA
- a CDS encoding 3-hydroxyacyl-CoA dehydrogenase NAD-binding domain-containing protein → MQEFIYDLDVDGVATITWDVPGKSMNVLSLEGFAQLEAHIETALADEAVKGVIITSGKPDFAAGMDLNILATGKGVVDADPAKQVFDAIMGMHAILRKIERAGMDPKTLKGAKPIAAALPGTALGIGLELPLACHRIFAADNPRAKIGLPEIKVGIFPGAGGTTRLARKLGAMGAAPFLLEGKLMDPKRAKSAGLIDEVVAPEDLLARAKDWVLAAKDADLVKPWDAKGYKIPGGAPYHPAGFMTFVGASAMINGKTQGVYPAAKALLSAVYEGALVPFDAALKIEARWFTSVLMNPSSSAMIRSLFINKEALEKGANRPDAPDAKVRKLGVLGAGMMGAGIAYVAANAGIEVVLIDAAQDAAERGHAHAEDILNKGMKRGKVTEEGKAQVLARITPTTDYAALDGCDLVIEAVFEDPKVKAEVTQKADAVLGADAIFATNTSTLPIADLAKASARKANFIGIHFFSPVDKMALVEIIKGRETGDLAVAKALDFVRQIRKTPIVVNDARFFYANRCIIPYLNEGMRMVREGVAPALVENAAKLMGMPLGPLQLVDETSLDLGAKIAKATRAALGDAYADGDVDEVIFWMVEQGRLGRKSSAGFYAYDDKGKRLGLWEGLAAKYPQAAEQPDLTTVQHRLMFAQALEAVRALEEGVLTDIREGDVGAIMGWGFAPWSGGPFSWLDMLGAPYAVAVCDQLEAAHGPRFRAPQMLRDMAAVGHRFYHAKAKAA, encoded by the coding sequence ATGCAGGAATTCATTTACGATCTGGACGTAGACGGCGTGGCCACCATCACTTGGGACGTGCCCGGAAAATCCATGAATGTGCTGTCGCTGGAGGGTTTTGCGCAACTGGAAGCGCATATCGAAACCGCGCTGGCAGATGAGGCTGTGAAGGGCGTGATTATAACGTCCGGCAAGCCCGATTTCGCCGCCGGGATGGACCTGAACATTCTGGCCACCGGCAAGGGTGTGGTTGACGCCGACCCAGCCAAACAGGTGTTCGATGCGATCATGGGCATGCACGCGATCCTGCGCAAGATCGAACGCGCGGGCATGGACCCGAAAACGCTGAAAGGGGCAAAGCCCATTGCCGCGGCGCTGCCCGGCACGGCGCTGGGCATCGGGTTGGAACTGCCCTTGGCCTGCCACCGCATTTTCGCGGCGGACAATCCGCGCGCCAAGATCGGCTTGCCAGAGATCAAGGTCGGTATCTTCCCCGGTGCAGGCGGCACGACGCGGCTGGCGCGCAAGCTGGGCGCGATGGGCGCGGCCCCCTTCCTGTTGGAAGGCAAGCTGATGGACCCAAAACGCGCCAAATCTGCGGGCCTGATTGACGAGGTGGTCGCCCCGGAAGACCTACTTGCCCGCGCGAAAGACTGGGTTTTGGCCGCGAAAGATGCCGATCTGGTCAAACCATGGGACGCCAAGGGCTATAAAATACCCGGCGGCGCGCCCTACCATCCGGCGGGGTTCATGACCTTCGTGGGGGCATCCGCCATGATCAATGGCAAGACGCAAGGGGTCTACCCGGCGGCCAAGGCGCTGCTGTCGGCGGTCTATGAAGGGGCTTTGGTGCCGTTCGATGCCGCGCTGAAGATCGAGGCGCGCTGGTTTACCTCTGTTCTGATGAACCCGTCCTCGAGTGCGATGATCCGGTCTTTGTTCATCAACAAGGAAGCGCTGGAAAAAGGCGCGAACCGCCCCGATGCGCCCGATGCCAAGGTCCGCAAGCTGGGCGTTTTGGGCGCGGGCATGATGGGCGCGGGCATTGCCTATGTGGCCGCCAATGCGGGCATAGAGGTGGTGCTGATCGACGCCGCCCAAGACGCGGCCGAGCGCGGGCACGCCCATGCCGAGGATATCCTGAACAAGGGCATGAAGCGCGGCAAGGTCACCGAAGAGGGCAAGGCGCAGGTTTTGGCCCGCATCACGCCGACGACAGATTATGCCGCGCTTGATGGCTGCGATCTGGTGATAGAGGCCGTTTTCGAAGACCCAAAGGTCAAGGCAGAGGTCACGCAAAAGGCCGACGCGGTGCTGGGCGCGGATGCGATTTTCGCCACCAACACGTCGACGCTGCCGATTGCCGATCTGGCAAAGGCCAGCGCGCGCAAGGCCAATTTCATCGGCATCCATTTCTTCAGCCCGGTCGATAAAATGGCGCTGGTCGAGATTATCAAAGGCCGCGAGACGGGCGATCTGGCCGTGGCCAAGGCGCTGGATTTCGTGCGCCAAATTCGCAAAACGCCGATTGTCGTCAATGACGCGCGCTTCTTTTATGCCAACCGCTGCATCATCCCATACCTGAATGAGGGGATGCGCATGGTCCGTGAGGGCGTCGCCCCCGCGCTGGTGGAAAACGCTGCCAAGCTGATGGGCATGCCGCTGGGGCCGTTGCAACTGGTGGATGAAACCTCGTTGGATCTGGGGGCAAAAATTGCCAAGGCCACCCGCGCCGCGCTGGGCGACGCCTATGCCGATGGCGATGTTGACGAGGTCATCTTCTGGATGGTCGAACAGGGCCGGTTGGGGCGCAAATCAAGCGCCGGCTTTTACGCCTATGACGACAAAGGCAAACGTCTGGGCCTGTGGGAAGGGTTGGCCGCAAAATACCCGCAAGCCGCGGAGCAGCCCGACCTGACCACGGTGCAACACCGCCTGATGTTTGCACAGGCGCTGGAAGCCGTGCGCGCGCTGGAAGAGGGCGTTCTGACCGATATCCGCGAAGGCGATGTCGGCGCGATCATGGGCTGGGGGTTTGCGCCTTGGTCGGGCGGGCCGTTTTCATGGCTGGACATGCTGGGCGCGCCCTATGCGGTCGCAGTTTGCGACCAGTTGGAAGCTGCGCATGGGCCAAGGTTCAGGGCACCGCAGATGCTGCGCGACATGGCCGCGGTGGGGCATCGCTTCTACCATGCCAAGGCAAAGGCGGCATAA
- a CDS encoding acetyl-CoA C-acetyltransferase → MTDAYIYDAVRTPRGKGRADGSLHEVTAMRLSAGVLDALKARNDLDTRAIEDVIWGNVTQVGEQGGCLARTVVMASEFDEQVPGLSINRFCASGMEAVNLAANQVRAGAGAAYVAGGVEMMSRVPMGSDGAAVAVDPSVAMEKYFVPQGISADIIATEYGFTREMADALAVESQRRAALAWEEGRFDRSIVPVRDMNGLTILARDEYPRPGTDMQSLGALKPAFKEIGEMMPGFDKVAIMKYPHLEKIEHIHHAGNSSGIVDGAAGVLIGSKAFGEKYGLKPRAKIRATAKIGTDPTIMLTGPVPVTEKILRDSGMQISDIDLFEVNEAFAAVVLRFMQAFDVPDSKVNVNGGAIAMGHPLGATGAMIIGTLLDEMERTGQGVGLATLCVASGMGAATIIERV, encoded by the coding sequence ATGACCGACGCTTACATCTATGACGCCGTGCGCACGCCGCGCGGCAAGGGCCGCGCCGATGGCAGCCTGCACGAGGTGACGGCAATGCGCCTGTCCGCTGGTGTTCTGGATGCCCTGAAAGCGCGCAACGATCTGGACACCCGCGCGATTGAAGATGTCATCTGGGGCAATGTCACGCAGGTGGGCGAGCAGGGCGGCTGTCTGGCGCGCACCGTGGTCATGGCATCCGAATTCGACGAACAGGTTCCGGGCCTGTCGATAAACCGCTTCTGCGCCAGCGGCATGGAAGCGGTCAACCTTGCGGCCAACCAAGTGCGGGCGGGGGCTGGTGCGGCGTATGTCGCCGGCGGGGTCGAGATGATGAGCCGCGTGCCCATGGGGTCGGACGGGGCGGCTGTCGCGGTGGACCCAAGTGTCGCGATGGAGAAGTATTTCGTGCCGCAAGGGATATCCGCCGATATCATCGCCACGGAATATGGCTTCACCCGCGAGATGGCCGATGCGCTCGCGGTCGAAAGCCAGCGCCGCGCAGCATTGGCGTGGGAAGAGGGCCGGTTTGATCGGTCCATCGTGCCGGTGCGCGACATGAACGGCCTGACCATTCTGGCGCGTGACGAATACCCGCGCCCCGGCACCGATATGCAAAGCTTGGGCGCATTGAAACCTGCCTTCAAAGAGATTGGCGAGATGATGCCCGGCTTCGACAAGGTGGCGATCATGAAATACCCCCACCTTGAGAAAATCGAACATATTCACCATGCGGGCAATTCGTCGGGCATTGTCGATGGCGCGGCGGGCGTGCTGATTGGCAGCAAGGCATTTGGCGAAAAATATGGTTTGAAACCAAGGGCCAAAATCCGCGCGACTGCAAAAATCGGCACCGATCCCACGATTATGTTGACCGGCCCCGTGCCCGTAACTGAAAAGATCCTGCGCGACAGCGGCATGCAGATTTCCGACATTGACCTGTTCGAGGTGAATGAGGCCTTCGCCGCCGTGGTGCTGCGCTTCATGCAGGCTTTCGACGTGCCTGACAGCAAGGTGAACGTGAATGGCGGGGCGATTGCCATGGGCCACCCGCTTGGTGCGACAGGCGCCATGATTATCGGCACGCTGCTGGATGAGATGGAGCGCACCGGCCAAGGCGTGGGCCTTGCCACCTTGTGCGTGGCATCCGGCATGGGTGCCGCCACCATCATCGAGCGCGTGTAA
- a CDS encoding AMP-binding protein, with product MGWLRDETGLARCAANFTPLTPLSHLRRAADLFAPRDAIIYGTERRSYAQYHARVSQLASALVGRGVAPGDVVATLLPNVPAHAEAHFGVPACGAILNAINTRLDVDTVQYILGHGGAALLLVDSALLDLAEAACAMLDTPPLLVEVPDAQARIAASGRHLTYDALLAEGDAGFDWIMPADEWESLALNYTSGTTGRPKGVVYHHRGAYLSTLSQPISWQMTLFPRYLTIVPMFHCNAWCHPWMLPALGGAMICLRDITAAGVYDSIADEGATHLAGAPIVLQTIINAKDHERKGFDHIVRVFTAGAPPPAATLAAIEPLGFDVTQVYGLTETYGPDTECLWHDGFDHLHGDDRAEIKARTGVAMPFTEGVTVMDPETMTPVARDAAALGEIMHRGNGVMKGYYKNPQATAEAFKGGWFHSGDIAFQHPDGYIKIADRAKDIIISGGENVSSVEVEGVLMKHPAVALAAVVAKPDAKWGEVPCACIELKDGQEVSEAELIAFCRERLAGFKTPKRVLVLDLPKTSTGKIQKFELREQVRDL from the coding sequence ATGGGCTGGCTAAGGGATGAAACCGGGTTGGCGCGGTGCGCCGCGAATTTCACGCCGCTGACGCCCTTGTCGCATTTGCGCCGCGCCGCCGACCTGTTCGCCCCGCGTGACGCGATCATCTACGGCACAGAGCGGCGCAGCTATGCGCAATATCACGCGCGGGTGTCGCAATTGGCCTCTGCGCTGGTGGGGCGGGGTGTGGCCCCCGGCGATGTGGTTGCCACGCTCTTGCCCAATGTGCCCGCCCATGCCGAAGCGCATTTCGGCGTGCCGGCCTGCGGGGCGATCCTGAACGCGATCAACACGCGGCTGGATGTGGATACGGTGCAATATATCCTTGGTCATGGCGGTGCTGCGCTGCTGCTGGTCGATAGCGCGCTGCTGGATTTGGCGGAAGCCGCCTGCGCCATGCTCGACACGCCGCCCCTGCTGGTCGAAGTGCCCGATGCGCAGGCCCGGATTGCCGCCAGCGGCAGGCATCTGACCTATGACGCGCTGCTGGCCGAGGGGGATGCCGGTTTCGACTGGATTATGCCCGCCGACGAATGGGAAAGCCTTGCGCTGAATTACACATCCGGCACGACGGGGCGACCCAAGGGCGTGGTGTATCACCATCGCGGCGCGTATCTGTCCACGCTGTCGCAGCCGATTTCATGGCAGATGACCTTGTTTCCGCGCTACCTGACCATCGTGCCCATGTTCCATTGCAACGCGTGGTGTCATCCGTGGATGCTGCCCGCACTTGGCGGCGCCATGATCTGCCTGCGCGATATTACGGCGGCGGGGGTCTATGATTCGATTGCAGATGAGGGCGCGACGCATCTGGCCGGCGCGCCCATCGTGTTGCAGACCATCATCAACGCCAAGGACCATGAGCGCAAAGGCTTTGACCATATTGTCCGGGTGTTCACCGCAGGCGCGCCGCCGCCTGCTGCTACGCTGGCCGCGATTGAACCCTTGGGCTTTGATGTGACTCAGGTTTACGGGCTAACCGAAACCTATGGCCCCGACACCGAATGCCTGTGGCATGACGGGTTTGACCATTTGCACGGCGATGACCGGGCAGAGATCAAGGCCCGCACCGGCGTTGCCATGCCCTTCACAGAGGGGGTGACGGTCATGGACCCCGAAACCATGACCCCGGTGGCACGCGACGCGGCGGCCTTGGGGGAAATCATGCATCGCGGCAATGGTGTGATGAAAGGCTATTACAAGAACCCGCAAGCCACTGCCGAGGCGTTCAAGGGCGGCTGGTTCCACTCCGGCGATATCGCCTTTCAGCACCCGGACGGCTACATCAAAATTGCCGATAGGGCGAAGGACATCATCATCTCTGGCGGCGAGAACGTCTCTTCTGTCGAGGTCGAGGGCGTGCTGATGAAACATCCTGCCGTTGCGCTTGCCGCGGTGGTCGCCAAGCCAGACGCAAAATGGGGCGAAGTGCCTTGTGCTTGCATTGAACTGAAGGACGGGCAAGAGGTGTCCGAAGCCGAGTTGATCGCATTTTGCCGCGAACGGCTGGCCGGCTTCAAGACGCCCAAGCGCGTGCTTGTGCTGGATTTGCCCAAAACCTCTACCGGGAAAATCCAAAAATTTGAATTACGCGAACAGGTGCGTGATTTGTAA
- a CDS encoding Hint domain-containing protein — protein sequence MTHHHPFGTTRDANTFPKSGSIAAISTTMQKDAALYAMALREDGLLPGTLVATGTGWRKIETVRPGEMVLTFDSGMQPVAEVHELTIPYHALPPHKAFIMVVPRGVLGNRRQIELLPLQEIIIESDFAEEQYGDPFVLIQALMLDGFDGIHRKPLHGDLSIYMPTFAQEQLIHTCGTALVTARAESDFSPFEASSNLPAREYTRLPLADLSALADSLKEERAA from the coding sequence ATGACACATCACCACCCGTTCGGCACGACACGTGATGCGAACACTTTCCCGAAATCGGGCAGCATCGCCGCGATTTCCACAACCATGCAAAAAGACGCAGCGCTTTATGCCATGGCGCTGCGTGAAGACGGGCTTTTGCCGGGCACGCTTGTGGCCACCGGCACCGGCTGGCGCAAGATTGAAACGGTGCGGCCGGGCGAGATGGTTCTGACCTTCGACAGCGGTATGCAACCCGTGGCAGAAGTGCATGAGCTGACCATCCCATACCATGCCCTGCCCCCGCACAAGGCCTTCATCATGGTCGTGCCACGCGGTGTTCTGGGCAACCGTCGCCAGATCGAACTGCTGCCATTGCAAGAGATCATCATCGAATCCGATTTCGCAGAGGAGCAATATGGCGACCCGTTCGTGCTGATTCAGGCGTTGATGCTGGACGGCTTTGACGGCATCCATCGCAAGCCATTGCACGGCGATCTAAGCATCTACATGCCGACCTTCGCGCAAGAGCAGTTGATCCACACCTGCGGAACGGCCCTTGTGACCGCCCGCGCTGAAAGCGACTTCTCTCCGTTCGAGGCCAGCAGCAACCTGCCCGCACGCGAATATACCCGCCTGCCGCTTGCAGACCTAAGCGCGTTGGCCGATAGCCTGAAAGAAGAACGGGCGGCCTAA